A single window of Paenibacillus sp. FSL H8-0537 DNA harbors:
- a CDS encoding metalloregulator ArsR/SmtB family transcription factor, translating into MNQHIQQFKADFYKALAHPMRIRILEVLSEGERNVNELQSILGSEGSAVSQQLAVLRNKNVVHSVKEGTSVIYSLRDPLIKDLLSVTKQIFDNHLVDAITLLEDIRKEP; encoded by the coding sequence ATGAATCAGCACATTCAACAGTTTAAAGCCGATTTTTATAAAGCATTGGCTCATCCCATGCGGATTCGCATTCTTGAAGTATTAAGTGAAGGGGAAAGGAACGTAAATGAGCTGCAAAGCATTTTAGGATCGGAAGGTTCAGCCGTATCGCAGCAGTTGGCTGTTTTGCGCAATAAAAACGTTGTCCACAGTGTGAAAGAAGGCACCTCCGTCATTTACTCCTTGCGTGATCCATTAATTAAGGACTTATTGTCAGTAACGAAACAGATTTTTGACAATCATCTCGTTGATGCCATTACCCTACTGGAAGATATTCGTAAAGAGCCATAA
- a CDS encoding FlxA-like family protein, with the protein MLSASSATRSTSTSASREGTASASPREKEIQALMKQKARLNEEMQSVKTNEKLDTKLKMERVKALTATISQIDAQIAQIRSEEIQDKTKIGASQDDQPKKSTSDNPEKNMDHAVKNSMTYDHLGKLAGVREKLQGSNVTMESGIRFDRMVIESNPHTDAGKYAMLENAEQTVFKLKREMMAKTTSQIHAVDQKMGELVNDINTTDDSSSESDEKAARGKVLTSEVATSDKVRERNNRQTEGEPEASVQKPNVQSAAAAQSIDIRI; encoded by the coding sequence ATATTATCTGCCTCATCAGCAACACGCTCAACGTCTACTTCTGCATCGAGGGAAGGCACCGCATCCGCTTCGCCACGCGAAAAAGAAATTCAGGCGCTCATGAAGCAAAAAGCTAGATTAAACGAAGAAATGCAATCCGTCAAAACGAATGAAAAGCTCGACACGAAGCTGAAAATGGAACGCGTAAAAGCATTAACCGCCACTATTTCCCAAATTGACGCGCAAATTGCACAGATTCGTTCAGAAGAAATTCAGGATAAAACCAAAATTGGCGCCTCTCAGGATGACCAGCCTAAAAAAAGCACTTCGGACAATCCCGAGAAAAATATGGACCATGCTGTCAAAAACAGTATGACCTATGACCATCTCGGCAAGCTCGCCGGCGTTCGAGAGAAATTGCAAGGCTCCAACGTCACAATGGAAAGCGGCATTCGTTTTGACCGCATGGTCATTGAATCCAACCCGCACACCGACGCTGGAAAATACGCTATGCTGGAAAATGCCGAGCAAACCGTCTTCAAGCTGAAGCGTGAAATGATGGCGAAAACAACCAGCCAAATTCATGCGGTCGATCAAAAAATGGGCGAGCTTGTCAATGACATCAACACTACGGATGACAGCTCTTCAGAAAGTGATGAGAAAGCCGCTCGCGGCAAAGTACTCACAAGTGAAGTCGCAACTAGTGACAAGGTAAGAGAACGAAACAACAGGCAGACAGAGGGAGAGCCTGAGGCTTCTGTTCAGAAACCGAACGTACAGTCAGCGGCAGCAGCGCAATCCATTGACATTCGGATATAA
- a CDS encoding thiamine pyrophosphate-dependent dehydrogenase E1 component subunit alpha, which produces MGKSGSIEQQSRHAAVGLSDEQAIEMYAMMQLARKFDERNLLLQRAGKINFHVSGVGQEVAQVAAAFALDRSVDYYLPYYRDYGFVLSVGMTVKELMLSVFAKAEDPNSGGRQMPGHFGSKRLRIVTGSSPVTTQVPHAVGIALAAKMKKQKLVSFVTFGEGSSNQGDFHEGCNFAGVHKLPVIFMCENNQYAISVPVHKQLAGRVADRALGYGFTGVQIDGNDALEVFRTVKEARERAIAGEGPTLIEAMVYRLSPHSTSDNDLAYRTKEEVDENRAKDGLPKYRQYLMDCGLLTEEKDAELLAGIKKQIDEATEYGDKAAFPSPESVLDHVYAGDAWQGGDI; this is translated from the coding sequence ATGGGGAAATCCGGTTCAATTGAGCAGCAATCCCGTCATGCCGCAGTTGGCTTGTCGGATGAGCAAGCTATCGAAATGTATGCCATGATGCAGCTGGCGCGCAAGTTTGATGAGCGCAATTTGCTGCTGCAGCGGGCAGGAAAAATCAACTTCCACGTATCGGGTGTGGGTCAAGAGGTCGCACAGGTTGCTGCGGCATTTGCTCTTGATCGCTCAGTCGATTATTACTTGCCTTATTATCGGGATTACGGTTTTGTGTTGTCCGTCGGTATGACGGTGAAAGAGCTGATGCTGTCCGTTTTTGCGAAAGCGGAAGATCCAAATAGCGGCGGCAGGCAGATGCCCGGGCATTTTGGCAGCAAAAGACTGCGTATTGTCACAGGCTCAAGTCCTGTAACGACCCAGGTTCCGCATGCAGTAGGCATTGCACTCGCTGCGAAGATGAAGAAGCAGAAGCTGGTAAGCTTCGTAACCTTTGGAGAAGGCTCAAGCAATCAGGGCGATTTTCATGAAGGCTGCAATTTTGCTGGCGTTCATAAGCTTCCGGTCATTTTTATGTGTGAAAATAATCAATATGCGATTTCTGTTCCCGTTCACAAGCAGCTTGCAGGCCGCGTTGCGGATCGGGCGCTTGGCTATGGCTTCACAGGCGTGCAAATTGACGGCAATGATGCGTTGGAAGTGTTCCGCACTGTAAAGGAAGCGCGAGAGCGCGCGATTGCTGGCGAGGGGCCAACGCTTATTGAGGCGATGGTTTATCGCTTGTCTCCGCATTCGACGTCGGATAATGATCTGGCTTATCGGACAAAGGAAGAAGTCGATGAGAACCGTGCGAAGGATGGACTTCCGAAATACAGGCAGTATTTGATGGACTGTGGACTCCTTACGGAGGAGAAGGATGCCGAACTGCTTGCCGGCATTAAGAAGCAAATCGACGAAGCGACTGAATACGGCGACAAGGCGGCATTCCCATCGCCGGAATCGGTGCTTGACCATGTGTATGCAGGAGATGCTTGGCAAGGAGGGGACATCTAG
- a CDS encoding DUF2185 domain-containing protein: MTWTLDSIYNRNKEAPYTFYLPSPQMLKLLQVGEFVKLIFLSDEEHEQFIGERMWVEIVERNEDNFKGLLRNIPSYIAELSYGQEIQFTYEHICDTKLEDPEASKWNYYMDTKIVMTRDALEKRSFNLMLKDEPNEENHLGWIFFSGYEPEGYNGNLENYQVVSLGAALNIDDSFLAFVDAEPFSAYERDSKSGKFNKLIDYDWG; encoded by the coding sequence ATGACTTGGACGCTGGACAGCATATATAATCGTAACAAAGAAGCACCTTACACTTTTTATTTGCCTAGCCCTCAAATGTTAAAGCTGCTGCAGGTTGGGGAATTTGTGAAGTTGATCTTTTTGTCCGATGAGGAGCACGAGCAATTTATTGGCGAAAGAATGTGGGTTGAAATTGTGGAGCGAAATGAGGACAACTTCAAGGGCTTGCTCAGAAATATACCTTCTTATATAGCTGAACTAAGCTATGGGCAAGAAATTCAATTTACTTATGAGCATATATGCGATACGAAGCTAGAAGACCCAGAAGCGAGCAAATGGAATTATTATATGGATACCAAAATCGTAATGACCCGAGATGCTCTAGAAAAGAGAAGCTTCAATCTCATGTTGAAAGATGAACCGAATGAAGAGAATCATTTAGGATGGATCTTTTTTAGCGGCTATGAGCCTGAAGGATACAATGGAAATCTGGAAAATTACCAAGTTGTATCTCTTGGAGCGGCGCTTAATATTGACGATTCTTTTTTAGCATTTGTAGATGCCGAACCGTTTTCTGCCTATGAAAGAGATAGTAAATCGGGAAAGTTTAATAAACTAATTGATTATGATTGGGGTTGA
- a CDS encoding DUF2627 family protein, translated as MKLVTARLIAILLLVIPGILACIGFLKMKNAVYNYFVSFGYDDMQPNFEWLPFLLGLLLFAIGVGFIGGWTFFRDRKRNYVAPRFRPKRPKPPKPTA; from the coding sequence ATGAAGCTAGTTACAGCAAGGCTGATTGCTATTTTGCTGCTTGTCATTCCAGGCATACTTGCCTGTATCGGATTTTTAAAAATGAAAAATGCTGTCTACAACTACTTTGTCTCCTTCGGCTATGATGACATGCAGCCTAACTTTGAATGGCTGCCCTTCCTGCTGGGCCTGCTGCTGTTTGCCATTGGTGTCGGCTTTATCGGCGGCTGGACTTTTTTCCGCGACCGCAAGCGCAATTATGTCGCTCCCCGTTTCCGTCCGAAGCGTCCCAAGCCGCCAAAGCCAACCGCTTAG
- the sulP gene encoding sulfate permease, with translation MKGRERFDGYQLSALRKDMVSGLIVGIIAIPLGMAFAIASGVRPEYGLYTTIIAGILISTFGGSKFQIGGPTGAFIPILFAIVLQYGYENLLLAGFLAGIMLVVMGLFKLGSLITFIPRPVTIGFTAGIAVIIFSGQIANFLGLKGIERHEDFLSNMKEIGFHATTLNSYSLLTAGICLVIILLAPKFMPKLPGALLGLVVSSVVAALFFNGEVATIGSAYGTIPSTLPEFRIPDMTWDRIVNLLKPAFIIAMLGGIESLLSAVVADGMTGNRHNSNRELIGQGIANMITPLFGGIPATGAIARTAANIKSGAASPISGIIHSLVVLLVLILFAPYASHIPLASMAPILMVVAWNMSERSAFIHVLKTKTSDSLLLVITFILTVFTNLTTAVEVGLLMALLLFVKRMSQSLTVEKMLPDPNHKHEKVRANMVYEGHDCPQISIYTIDGPLFFGAMNKFEQVMKDTAKQRSEILLLRLGKVPFMDTTGAANLTTLVKGFQKSGGIVLLSGAQPQPLQMLKKTGLFERMGTHHFFDHTGEAVGYALLHLDTNKCLGCKHFVFRECTALSNGETQSVTNRGGNDPIQKNAPLLVTVNQ, from the coding sequence ATGAAGGGAAGAGAGAGATTTGATGGATATCAATTATCTGCGCTTCGCAAGGATATGGTTTCGGGCCTCATTGTCGGTATTATCGCCATTCCACTCGGAATGGCGTTTGCTATTGCTTCAGGCGTCAGGCCTGAATACGGCCTCTATACGACCATAATAGCGGGCATTCTTATCTCGACTTTCGGAGGTTCAAAATTTCAGATTGGTGGCCCTACGGGTGCTTTTATTCCTATTCTTTTCGCTATTGTACTGCAATATGGCTATGAAAATTTATTGCTTGCTGGTTTCCTGGCGGGAATTATGCTTGTTGTGATGGGTCTTTTTAAGCTGGGCTCGTTGATTACATTTATACCTCGGCCTGTTACAATTGGGTTTACCGCAGGAATTGCCGTCATCATCTTCAGTGGGCAAATCGCTAACTTTTTAGGTTTGAAAGGGATCGAAAGGCATGAAGATTTTTTGTCTAATATGAAAGAGATTGGGTTTCATGCTACGACTTTAAATAGCTACAGTCTGCTGACGGCTGGTATTTGTTTGGTGATTATTCTGCTGGCACCGAAATTTATGCCTAAGCTGCCTGGGGCTTTGTTGGGGCTCGTTGTATCGAGCGTCGTCGCAGCTTTATTTTTTAACGGAGAGGTGGCAACTATTGGTTCTGCTTATGGAACGATTCCGAGCACACTGCCTGAATTTCGCATACCCGACATGACTTGGGATCGGATAGTGAATTTGCTTAAGCCTGCTTTTATTATTGCCATGTTGGGTGGGATTGAATCGCTGCTGTCCGCTGTAGTAGCTGACGGTATGACTGGCAATCGCCACAACAGCAACCGCGAGCTTATTGGACAGGGGATCGCCAATATGATCACTCCGCTGTTTGGTGGAATACCGGCAACGGGAGCGATTGCACGCACAGCTGCTAATATTAAGAGTGGAGCAGCCTCGCCGATTTCCGGCATCATTCACAGCCTCGTCGTCCTGCTGGTGCTTATACTGTTTGCGCCTTATGCGTCTCATATCCCACTTGCCAGCATGGCTCCCATCTTAATGGTAGTTGCATGGAATATGAGTGAACGAAGCGCATTTATCCATGTTTTAAAGACGAAAACGAGTGATTCCCTTTTACTTGTCATCACTTTTATTCTTACGGTATTTACGAATCTAACAACGGCAGTAGAAGTGGGATTATTAATGGCACTGCTTTTATTTGTGAAACGGATGAGCCAATCCTTAACGGTCGAGAAGATGCTGCCAGATCCAAATCATAAACATGAAAAAGTCAGAGCAAATATGGTATACGAGGGACATGATTGTCCTCAGATTAGTATATATACGATTGACGGGCCTCTGTTTTTTGGAGCGATGAATAAGTTTGAACAGGTTATGAAAGATACGGCTAAACAGAGGTCTGAAATTTTGCTGCTGCGCCTTGGGAAGGTGCCTTTTATGGATACGACAGGAGCAGCTAATTTGACTACTTTAGTCAAGGGATTCCAGAAATCCGGGGGAATCGTGCTGCTGTCAGGAGCCCAACCACAGCCGCTGCAGATGCTGAAAAAAACAGGTTTATTTGAGCGCATGGGTACTCATCACTTTTTTGATCATACTGGTGAAGCAGTTGGCTATGCTTTGCTCCATCTGGATACAAATAAATGTTTGGGATGCAAGCATTTTGTATTCCGTGAATGCACGGCGCTATCCAATGGAGAAACGCAAAGCGTTACAAATCGAGGGGGAAATGATCCTATCCAAAAAAACGCTCCTTTATTGGTTACAGTGAACCAATAA
- the lpdA gene encoding dihydrolipoyl dehydrogenase, with protein sequence MAVEVDVAVLGGGPGGYTAAIRAAQMGKSVAIVEADNLGGTCLHKGCIPSKSLLRSAEVYATLLESDAYGIAVAEGAISLQFDKVQSRKEQTVEQLHKGLQYLMKKHNIQVIKGRGRVIGPSIFSPRSGSLAVELADGEMEQVVSKNLIIATGSRPRSLPGLTPDGEYILTSDDALVLEELPASILIVGGGVIGVEWASMLQDFGVQVTLVEAGARLLPGEDAEVSAELTRLLKRRGVRILTSMQLNTAELSVGDGEVSIPAATADGDVLLSASKLLLAVGRQANVEAIGLENTDIRTKDGFIQINEFGQTSEPHIYAIGDCIGGVQLAHAAAHEGIAAVEHIGGQGHTAIEPHLITRCVYSRPEIASYGLTEDGARTKGHDIKTSKVPFQAIAKALVLGDADGFVKVIADRATGDILGVHMIGPHATDLISEAALAGFLNATPWEVGQLIHPHPTLSEALGEAMLAIDGKATAM encoded by the coding sequence ATGGCGGTAGAAGTAGATGTAGCTGTGCTGGGCGGCGGCCCAGGAGGATATACGGCGGCAATCCGCGCGGCCCAAATGGGGAAAAGCGTAGCGATTGTCGAAGCGGACAACCTTGGCGGAACATGCCTGCATAAAGGTTGTATTCCTAGCAAATCGCTGCTTAGAAGCGCGGAAGTATACGCCACTTTGCTGGAGTCAGATGCCTATGGCATTGCAGTAGCTGAAGGAGCGATCTCGCTGCAATTTGATAAAGTGCAGAGCCGCAAGGAACAGACGGTGGAACAGCTTCATAAAGGGCTGCAATATTTGATGAAAAAGCATAACATTCAAGTCATAAAAGGCAGAGGGCGCGTCATTGGGCCATCGATTTTCTCGCCTCGCAGCGGATCGCTCGCTGTCGAGCTCGCCGATGGAGAAATGGAGCAAGTCGTTTCCAAAAACCTGATTATTGCAACAGGCTCTAGACCTCGTTCTTTGCCTGGCTTAACGCCAGATGGCGAGTATATTCTCACAAGCGATGATGCGCTTGTTTTAGAGGAGCTTCCGGCATCGATTCTGATCGTAGGCGGCGGCGTAATCGGTGTGGAATGGGCATCGATGCTGCAGGACTTTGGCGTACAGGTGACGCTTGTTGAAGCGGGAGCGAGGCTGCTTCCTGGCGAGGATGCTGAGGTGTCGGCTGAGCTTACACGGCTGCTTAAGCGCCGCGGCGTTCGTATACTAACAAGTATGCAATTGAACACGGCTGAGCTAAGCGTGGGAGATGGTGAAGTTTCCATACCTGCTGCGACTGCGGATGGCGATGTGCTGCTAAGTGCAAGCAAGCTGCTGCTGGCCGTTGGCCGTCAAGCAAATGTGGAAGCAATTGGGCTTGAAAATACCGATATTCGCACGAAGGACGGTTTTATTCAAATCAATGAATTTGGCCAGACGAGTGAGCCGCATATTTATGCAATTGGCGATTGTATCGGCGGAGTTCAGCTTGCGCATGCAGCAGCACATGAAGGAATTGCGGCGGTGGAGCATATTGGCGGCCAGGGTCATACAGCGATAGAGCCGCATCTCATAACCCGCTGCGTATACTCGCGTCCGGAAATTGCCTCGTACGGATTGACGGAGGATGGCGCGAGAACGAAAGGCCATGACATTAAGACGAGTAAAGTCCCATTTCAAGCGATTGCTAAAGCGCTCGTACTTGGAGATGCGGACGGCTTCGTGAAAGTGATAGCCGACCGGGCGACCGGCGATATTTTGGGTGTTCATATGATAGGCCCGCATGCGACTGATCTTATTTCGGAAGCTGCGCTTGCTGGTTTCCTCAATGCAACGCCTTGGGAAGTCGGGCAATTGATTCATCCGCATCCGACGCTGTCCGAAGCGCTCGGTGAGGCTATGCTGGCGATAGACGGAAAGGCGACTGCGATGTAG